TCGTCGCCCTCCCCGACGAAAGCGGTTCCTTCATCCTCATCCGGAGCCGCGCAGACAAAATGCGCCTCCGGCTTCATTCCCGGATGCAGGCGCTGGATTTCGATCCTGTCCCCTTCGGCCAAAGCGATCCATTCGATAAAATGCTCCTGCGTCATCGGGTGTTCGACAGAGCCGACCTTCACCTGAAGCTTCGTCCCCTCGCGCGTGAGGACGGGCACGTGCTTTTCCCGCGCGGCATCCGTCGAGTTGGCGTGAAGCTCCGTCATCGGATGGCCGCAGCAGGTAAGCGTGCCGCCGCCCTTCCGAATCAGCGCGACAATATTTCCGCAGGTTTCGCAGCGATAAAAAACGACTTGATCCATTTTCATTTCCTTCCTTTCTCAACCGGGGCCCGTGCCGGCGGCTTCCGCCCCGCAGAGGAGCGAAAACCGCCAAAGCGGCAGGCCCAAACAGGTTTCATCCGTATGGGATCTTATGATTTGCCTTTATTATAAACCGGTTTTGGACAAACTGCAAGAAAAAATGCAAATAATTATCAACTTTCATTTTTTGGATGTTCCGCCGAAAACGCGCCGACGGCCGATGTTTTCCGGCCTTTCAAAAAACGGCTTTGCATGGAGGTTCAGGCACTTTTTCCCATTTTGAATTTGACAGAAGTAACAACTTTAAGGTATAATTAAATTGTCACTTTACAGAAAGGAGGACTTGCATTGATCCGATTTGAACATGTTTCCAAGCGATTCAAAGAGGCGGCCGTCCTGTCCGACATCTCGTTCGAGATCGAAAAAGGGACGTTCGTCGCCATCATCGGCGCCAGCGGCTGCGGAAAAACCACAACGCTGAAAATGATCAACCGGCTGATCGAGCCCACAGAGGGAAAAATCTTCATCAACGGGGAAGACATCAGCCAGAAAGACGTGATAGCCCTCCGGCGAAATATGGGATATGTGATTCAGCAGACCGGCCTGTTCCCGCATATGACGATCCGGGAGAACATCGAGCTGATCCCGAAGGTTCAGAAAAAGAGCCCGGATGAAATTAAAAAGCGGACCTTCGAGCTGATGGAGATGGTCGGCCTGGACCGCGGCACCTTCCTGGACCGCTACCCCACCGAGCTGAGCGGCGGTCAGCAGCAAAGGGTAGGCGTCGCGAGGGCCTTCGCCACGGACCCCGACATCATCCTGATGGATGAGCCGTTTTCCGCGCTGGACCCCATCACGCGCGCCGGCCTTCAGGATGAGCTGGCTTCGCTGCAGGCCAAGCTGAAAAAAACCATCGTTTTTGTCACGCACGATATGGACGAGGCGATCAAGGTCGCCGACAAGCTGCTGATCATGAGCCACGGCAGCATCGTGCAGTACGATACGCCCGAAAACATCCTGAAAAACCCCGCGAACGACTTTGTCTCTCATTTCGTCGGGAAGAACAGGATCTGGACTTCCCCCGAATTCATCAAGGCGGAAGACATCATGATCGAGGACCCCGTCACCTGCACCGAGGACCTCACGCTGTTCCGCTGCATAGAGCGGATGAGAATGGCCAAGGTGGACAGCCTGATGGTGGTGGATGAGAAGACGAGGGTGCTGAAAGGCATCGTCAAAGCCTATCAGCTTCGCCTTGCGGAAGACAAGGCCGCCCCGGT
This window of the Ruminococcaceae bacterium BL-6 genome carries:
- the opuCA gene encoding glycine betaine/carnitine/choline/choline ABC transporter (ATP-binding protein) (Evidence 2a : Function from experimental evidences in other organisms; PubMedId : 10216873, 9925583, 21658392, 27378384, 27683249, 31061098; Product type t : transporter) produces the protein MIRFEHVSKRFKEAAVLSDISFEIEKGTFVAIIGASGCGKTTTLKMINRLIEPTEGKIFINGEDISQKDVIALRRNMGYVIQQTGLFPHMTIRENIELIPKVQKKSPDEIKKRTFELMEMVGLDRGTFLDRYPTELSGGQQQRVGVARAFATDPDIILMDEPFSALDPITRAGLQDELASLQAKLKKTIVFVTHDMDEAIKVADKLLIMSHGSIVQYDTPENILKNPANDFVSHFVGKNRIWTSPEFIKAEDIMIEDPVTCTEDLTLFRCIERMRMAKVDSLMVVDEKTRVLKGIVKAYQLRLAEDKAAPVGRIMKRDFPRVSPGDTIVDILKIVNQDNLSTVPVVGPDGVLKGLITRSSLVTTLSHQYIGDMEGEESE
- the dfx gene encoding Desulfoferrodoxin codes for the protein MKMDQVVFYRCETCGNIVALIRKGGGTLTCCGHPMTELHANSTDAAREKHVPVLTREGTKLQVKVGSVEHPMTQEHFIEWIALAEGDRIEIQRLHPGMKPEAHFVCAAPDEDEGTAFVGEGDELVPNCEGNPCNFVYHGKHAPEITVYAYCNLHGLWKAKEE